The sequence below is a genomic window from Manis pentadactyla isolate mManPen7 chromosome 17, mManPen7.hap1, whole genome shotgun sequence.
TCCGCGGCGTCCCCGGGACCCCGCGGGCCGCGTTCGCAGTGACGGCTCGGTTTCCTCGGGACCCacgggaaggaaaggagaggagaggctccccgtgcgccGCTTGTCGAGCGCTCCcctccaggggctggggaaggaaggCCTGCGGCGGGGAACGGGGTCTTCTCGGAGTTTGGGGGCGAGGCGGGCGCGGCGGACAGTGCTCGGGGCGAGTTTGGGGCGCGGGTGAGTTCGGGCTGCgggtgcggcgggcggcgcgGCGGGGCCGGGGCGTTTGCGCGGCGTCCAGCGTGTCCCCAGGAGCCCGTGTCTCCACGCCGTGCGCCCCGGGCCCTGTGCCCCGTGCagcgggtggattggccgcacttGCGGGACGCCCGGCAGGCTCCAGGCCTCCTTCCAAACGAGGCTCTGAGAAGGGAGTGTGGTTGCTTGGCTGCTGAGGCGGCCCGCTTACCGGGGCGCAGCCCTTGCTGTGCGCCGAGCACACGGGGAGGTTTCCTGGGAAGGCTCCCCGGGGTGGCGACCGCCTGGGAGGCCCCTGGGACGCAGCGCGACACTGACCCAGCCCGACGACTGAGGGCGGCCCCCACCCGCGGCCTGGGTCCGGGGTCTCGTGAGCCGGCTCCTTGGGCAGAGCGGGTTTGGCGGGTGGAGGGCGTGGGCACCCGCGTCCGCTCTGGCGCCACGCGGCATCTCA
It includes:
- the LOC130681394 gene encoding putative uncharacterized protein WWC2-AS2; protein product: MPRGARADAGAHALHPPNPLCPRSRLTRPRTQAAGGGRPQSSGWSLVWKEAWSLPGVPQVRPIHPLHGAQGPGRTAWRHGLLGTRWTPRKRPGPAAPPAAPAARTHPRPKLAPSTVRRARLAPKLREDPVPRRRPSFPSPWRGALDKRRTGSLSSPFLPVGPEETEPSLRTRPAGSRGRRGAGQIPAPLSARSKVPRPERTCAARVHNESPGSACGPRGAVREERPQIRGGGAASWLK